In the genome of Pseudobdellovibrionaceae bacterium, one region contains:
- a CDS encoding aminoglycoside phosphotransferase family protein, with amino-acid sequence MLSKKPLPSFLNYLNLKGITPVAGDGGHRKYYRLTTPNSSYVLMHDPDIKAQYKISQKHTFSFVNMYNLFKENNISVPKIEKIFLEESCILLEDLGDCSLYSTKDNALQLYKQSLQELIKIQNIKKDINLPMFQSSFDLNFLIQEFTQSLLSINNFYHSKNLLTSLSKELVKEIHLFCTFLNQSSFCLVHRDYHSRNIMVKKQQIKIIDFQDARLGHPLYDLASLLEDPYAKLSCEKKEELKAYFKKQASSLFLNDFNTHYYSISIHRLLKASASFIKLANNENNKVHNYLIDLPHAVKQSYDYVMKLNYPNLQTFIADLYKHK; translated from the coding sequence ATGCTGAGCAAAAAGCCTCTGCCTTCTTTTTTAAATTATCTTAATCTTAAAGGTATCACGCCCGTTGCTGGCGATGGCGGGCATAGAAAATATTATCGCTTAACTACTCCAAACAGCAGTTATGTTTTAATGCATGACCCAGACATTAAAGCACAATACAAAATCTCACAAAAACATACTTTTTCTTTTGTTAATATGTACAATTTGTTTAAAGAAAATAATATTTCTGTGCCAAAAATAGAAAAAATTTTTTTAGAAGAAAGTTGTATTTTGTTAGAAGACCTTGGTGATTGCAGCTTATACAGCACTAAAGATAATGCCTTACAATTATACAAACAAAGTTTGCAAGAATTAATAAAAATACAAAATATTAAAAAAGATATTAACTTACCCATGTTTCAAAGTAGCTTTGATCTAAATTTTTTAATTCAAGAATTTACTCAATCTCTACTTAGTATTAACAACTTTTATCATTCAAAAAATTTACTAACCAGTCTTTCTAAAGAATTAGTTAAAGAAATACATCTTTTTTGCACTTTTTTAAATCAAAGTTCTTTCTGCTTAGTGCACAGAGACTATCATAGTAGAAACATAATGGTAAAAAAACAGCAAATAAAAATTATAGATTTTCAAGATGCCCGCTTGGGTCACCCTTTGTATGATCTTGCAAGCCTTTTAGAAGACCCTTACGCAAAGCTTTCTTGTGAAAAAAAAGAAGAATTAAAAGCATATTTTAAAAAACAAGCCTCTTCTTTATTTCTAAATGATTTTAATACCCACTACTATAGCATAAGCATTCACCGCCTACTAAAAGCTTCCGCAAGTTTTATAAAACTTGCAAATAACGAAAATAATAAAGTACACAACTACTTAATAGACCTTCCCCATGCTGTAAAACAAAGCTATGATTACGTCATGAA